The sequence CCGCCAGCACGATCAGGTGAGCGTTGTTGATGAGCAGGTTCGACAGCGTGTTGGCCTGCACGATGCGGCCGTAGGCGATCTCGCCGAACACGACCATGCCGACGAAGATGACCACCGAGGCGATGGTCGGCAGCACCGACGGGTTCGCCGTGACCACGCGTCGCATCCGGTCGAGGAGCGTCTCGGTCTCGTTCAGGGCGGGAGCCGCCGTCGCCACGCTCATGCGGCCACCTCCTCTTTCTGCGCGACCGGTTCGACCGGTGCGGAACGGCGTCTTCTGCGGAACCAGCTGCGCATGCGCTCGGACTGCAGAAGGCACAGGGCGACGATCACGATCGCCTTGAATGCCGGCGTGGCCGATGACGAGATGCCGAGGTAGAGGACGGTCTTGTCGAGCGTCGCGATCAACAGCGCTCCGACGAAAGCGCCGCTCAGCGAGAACTTGCCCCCGGCGAGCGATGCCCCGCCGATGACGACGGCGAGGATGGCATCGAGCTCCAGCTGGTACCCGGTGCGGGAGATATCGACGGTCATGACGCTGCCGACCGACATGATGCCGGCGACACCGGCCAGCACGCCGCTGAGGATGTACGTCGTCAGCAGGAGGCCCTTGGGCTTGATGCCGGCCATGCGGCTCGCCCGCGGGTTGATTCCGATGGCCTCGATCATGAGGCCGAGGGCGCTGCGGCGCACGACCCAGCCGACGGCGAGCACCAGCAGCACCGCCAGGATGAACACGACCGGGATGCCGAGCACGAAGCCGTTCGAGATCCAGCGGAACGCATCGTTGGACGCCGTGGTGTTCTGACCGCCGGTGATCACCTTGGCGATGCCGCGCCCGGCGAGCATCAGCACGAGCGTGGCGATGAACGGCTGCAGCCCGACGTAGGCGACGAGCACCCCGTTGACCGCCCCGAGGATACCGGTGATCAGCAGCGCGAGGCCGACGGCGCCGAGTGCTCCCCCCACCCCGGCCGACGGGTCGGCGGCACTGAGGAACTCCATCGAGACGGCGCCCGCGACGGCCATGAGCGAGCCGACCGAGAGGTCGATGCCACCAGTGGCGATCACGAGGGACATCCCGATGGCGATCATCATGATGGGCGCCGCCTGGCGCAGGATGTCGATGACGTTGCCGACCAGGTTGCCGTTGTTCGGGTTGATCGACACAGCCAGATACGTCGGGTCCTTGAGCACGTTCAGGGCGAGCAGCGCGACGATGGCGACGATCCCCCAGAAGAAGGGCTTGTGGATCAGGTCGCGCCAGATGGTGGAGCCGGTTGCGGCGGTCATCGCGCTGCCTCCTTGTCAGTGGTGTGAGCGATGCTATCCGGCAGCGCGCCGTCGGTTTCGTCGAGGGTCTCGGCCGCCGCTTCCACGCCGTGCGCGGCGATCACGTCGACGACCACCTGGGCGGTGACGTCCGGTCCGTTCTGGATCTCGCCGATCTTGCGGTGGTCCTTCAGCACGACGATCCGCTCGGACAGCCGGACCACCTCTTCGAGCTCGGACGAGATGAAGACCACGGCGACGCCCTCTTCCGCGAGTTCGGCCACCGCCTCCTGGATCTCGGCCTTGGCGCCCACGTCGATGCCGCGGGTGGGCTCGTCGAGGATGAGGAGTTCGGGCCGCGTCGCCAGCCAGCGGCCGAGCAGCACCTTCTGCTGGTTGCCGCCCGAGAGGTTCTTGATCATCCGGTCGGGATCGGCGGGGCGCACGTTCAGCTGCGCGATGTACTTCTCGACGATCGCGTCCTGCTCCTTGCGGGGCATGGGCCGCGCCCAGCCGCGCTCGGCCTGCACGGCGAGGATGATGTTCTCGCGCACGGTCAGGTCTCCGACGATGCCCTCGTCGCGGCGGTTCTCGGTCGAGAACGCGATGCGCAGGGCGAGCGCTTCGGCGGGCGACTTCAGCTCGACGCGGCGACCGTGCAGCTCGATCGTCCCGCCGTCGGTGCGGTCGGCTCCGTAGAGCAGCCGGGCGAGTTCGGTGCGTCCGGAGCCGAGCAGGCCCGCGACGCCGATCACCTCGCCGGGGCGGATGTCGAGGTCGGTGGGCTCGACCGCGCCGCGACGCGTGATGCCGGATGCGGACAGCAGCGGCTTCTCCTCGGCGTCACGGGGTGCGCGTCGACGGTTGCCGCCGAGCGACTTCAGCGCGTCGAGGTCCTTGCCGATCATGGTCGAGATGAGCGCGTGCCGGTCGAGGTCACGGGTGAGGTACTCGCCTTCGTAACGGCCGTTGCGCAGCACGGTGAGGCGGTCGCTGATCGCATAGACCTGATCGAGGAAGTGCGAGACGAAGAGGATCGCGACCCCCTGGTCGCGCAGTGAGCGGATCACGGCGAAGAGGCCGTCGACCTCGGCGGCATCCAGGCTCGATGTGGGCTCGTCGAGGATGAGGACCTTGGCCTTGATCGCCATGGCCCGGCTGATCGCGACGAGCTGCTGCAGGGCGATCGAGAGGGTGGAGAGAGGTCGGTGGGTGTCGAGGTGTCCGAGTCCGAGCCGGCTGAGGGCCTCGGTGGCCGCGCGATGAGTGGCCGACCAGTTGATGCCGAACGGACCGCGGCGCTCGTGCCCGAGCATGACGTTCTCGCCGATGGAGAGGTTCGGCGCCAGATTGACCTCTTGGTACACGGTCGAGATGCCGGCGTCCTGGGCGTCTCCGGCTCCGGTGAAGCTGCGCTCCTGGCCGGTCACGACGATCGACCCGGAGTCGATGCGGTAGACGCCGGTGAGGGCCTTGATCAACGTCGACTTGCCGGCGCCGTTCTCCCCCATGAGGGCGTGCACCTCACCGGGGAACAGGCGGAAGTCGACCCCGTCGAGCGCTTTCACACCGGGGAATCCGATCGATATCCCGCGCATCTCGACGATGGGGAGTTCTTCGTTCATCACTGTCTCTCCGTCCGGGTGCCCGGGTGGCGCGCTGCGGGCGCCACCCGGGCGGGGTGCCGGATCACTCCGGCGTCGGGTTCAGTACTTGCGGTCGGCCAGCACGGCCTGCGCGGCTTCGGCGGAGTCGAACGCCTCGCTCGGGACGACGATGTACGACTCGACCTCGTCACCGGCGAGCGCCTTCTCGACGACCTCCATCGCGGTCTCGCCGAACAGCGGGTTGTACTCGTGCACGTAGCTGAGCTGACCGTCGGCGAGCGCCTGCATGGCGTTCTTGGTGCCGTCGATCGTGGCGATCTTCACGTCTTCGCCGACGACGAGGCCGGCTTCTTCGGCCGCCTGCGCGGCGCCGAGGCCCATCTCGTCGTTCTGCGCGAACACGAGCTGGATGTCGTTGTTCGCCGACTTGAGCATCGTCTCGAAGACGCTCTTGCCCTCTTCGGCCGACCAGTTCGCGGTCTGCGCGTCGAGCTTCGTCAGCGCGGCGTCACCGAGGCCCTCGTCGAAGCCCTCGTTGCGCTCGTTCACGACGCCGACGCCGGCCGGACCCTCGAGCACGACGTAGTTGCCGCCATCGGGGAAGGTGGCGGCCGCCCACGTGCCGACCTCCTTCGCGACCTCGACGTTGTCGGGGGCGATGCGGGTGACGTAGAGGCTGTCGTCGTCGGGCTCGATGCCACGGTCGAGCAGGATCACCGGGATCTCGGCCTCCTGCGCTCGCTTGAGGGAGTCCTCCCAGCCCGAGGCCTCGGTCGCCGACAGCAGGATCACGTCGACACCCTCGTCGACGAACGACGTGAACGCGTCGATCTGCGACTTCTGGTCGAGGTTGGTGGCGGGGGCGTACTTGAGCTCGTATCCGGCGTCCTCCGTGAAGGTGTCCTGGATGTTCTGCTCGTTGGCCTCGCGCCACGCGCCTTCGGGGCCGACGGCGACGAAACCGACCGTGGTCAGCTCGTCGGAGCCACCATCGCCGCCGGCTTCTCCGTCGGTTCCTCCGGACGAGCAGGCGGCAAGGCCGATGGTGAGTGCGCCGGCTGCGACCAGACCGAGCGCGATGCGGATGCGCTTCTTCGCGGACATGTTCTCCTCCTTGAGATGCCGGTAGTCAGCCCGGCAATGGTGGACCTGACGTGGTCCCTTGCGTGAGTGCAGGACAGCGGCACTGCCTATCCTGCGGCGATGTTACCGGGAACAATTTCTGGAACACAAGGATTGTTCCAAAAATCAGGAATGTTCCAGCGGCGAGGTTCTGTTACCGATCACAATTCCGCGTCAGGACCGGGATCCGCGGCGATCATCTCCACCACGGTGTCGACCGTGACACCCGGCCCATTGCTGAGTTCGCCGATCTTCTCGCGGTCTTTCAGCACGATGATGCGGTCGCTCAGGCGCACGACCTCCTCCAGCTCCGAGGAGATGAAGACCACCGCCACCCCGTCGCCGGCGAGCTGACTGATCCGGCGCTGCACGTCGAGCTTGGCCGCGATGTCGATCCCCCGCGTCGGCTCGTCGAGGATGAGCACGTGCGGGCGCACGGCGAGCGCGCGCGCCAGCAGCACCTTCTGCTGCGTCCCCCCGGAGAGCAGTTTGACCGGTCGATCGAGGTCGGCCGGAGACAGATGCAGCGCCTCGACGTAGGTGTCGACGATCGCCGCCTCCTCGGCCGCCGACAGCGGGCGCGCCCAACCGCGCAGCGCCTGCAGCGACAGGATCATGTTCTCCCGGGCGGTCAGATCGCCGATGATGCCCTGCGTGCGTCTGCTCTCGGCCGACAGCGCGATGCGATGGCGCAGCGCGGCCGACGGACTGCGCAGTTCCACGCGTTCGCCGTCCACCCACAGTTCGCCGCTATCGGTCCGCGTCGTGCCGCTGAGGAGTGCCGCGAGCTCCGAGCGTCCGGATCCGCGGAGGCCGGCCAGACCGACGATCTCGCCCCGCTGCACCTCGAAGTCGGTCCGTTCGAACTCGCCCCGCCGCCCGACGTCCGTGGCGCGCATCGCGGGCTCTCCGTCCGAGGCGTAGTGATGCGCCTTGCGTTCCGAGCCGAGGGCACGCAGCCCGTCGAGGTCTTTGCCGAGCATCTTCGAGATGAGGTCCGCCCGCTCGAGGTCCCGCGTGGCGTACTCGCCGATCCGCCGACCGCCGCGGAGCACCGTCATCCGGTCGCTGATCGCGAAGGCCTGCTCGAGGAAGTGCGTGATGAAGAGGATGGCCACCCCGCGCTCCCGCAGACCGCGGATCACCCGCATGAGCGTGGCGACCTCCTCCTGGTCGAGGCTCGAGGTCGGCTCGTCGAGGACGAGGACCCGCGGGTCGTCCACGACGGCGCGGGCCAAGGCGACGAGCTGCTTCTGCGCCGGCGTCAGCATCGACAGCGGCGTCTTCGGATCGAGGTCGTCGAGCCCCAGTCGCGCCAGGGCACCCGCGGCATCCGCTCGCGTGCGCTTCCAGTCGATGCCGAAGTACCCGCGACGCTCACGGCCCAGCATGACGTTCTCGGCGACGCTGAGGTTCGGGGCCAGCTGCGTCTCCTGGAACACGGTGGCGATGCCGGCGGCGCGACTGTCGGCGACACCGCCGAACCGGCGCGGTTCACCCTCGACGAAGACCACGCCGGCGTCGGGGGCGCGGGTTCCCGTGAGCACCGAGACGAGGGTCGACTTGCCCGCCGCGTTCTCTCCCATCACGGCATGCACCTCGCCGGGGAAGAGCCGAAAGTCGACACCGTCGAGCGCCCGCGCCCCCGGGAACTCGACCGTGATCCCCTGCAGCCGGACGAGCGGCTCCGGGGTGGGCTCGGCGCTCACCGCCCCTCCCGCGGGGCGGCCGACGAGGCGCGCGGCACCAGCTCGGTCGGGATGCGGGTCAGCGCCGGGATCTCGCGCCCCTCGATCGCGGCACGGAGCATCTCGACGACGGCGATGCCGAGAGCCCCGAAATCCTGGCGGACGGTCGTGAGGGGCGGAACGAAGTGGCGGGCGAGCGGCACGTCGTCGAAGCCGACGACGCTGATGTCGTTCGGCACATCGAAGCCCTTGTCGTGCAGGCCGTGGATGAGCCCGATCGCCATGTCGTCGTTGGCCGCGAACACGGCCGTGTAGTCGGGGAGCCGCTGCAGACCCCTCGCGAAGTCATAGGCGAAGTCGGCGGACCAGTCCCCCACGACGATCGGCCGTTCGCGGATGCCCCACGACTTGGCTCGGGAGTGGAACGCCCGCTCCCTGGCGCGCGCGTCCAGCCAGTCCAGCGGTCCGGAGATGTGCAGGATGTCGCGGTGTCCGAGCGCGACGAGGTGATCGACCACGAGGGTGGTCCCGGCGTGCTGGTCGATCGACACCGTGAGGAAGGTCGGGTCCGCGTCGGCCTTGACGACGAGCATCGGCACGTTGATCGCGATCCTGCGCAGCGCGGCCACGGACGACGAGCGCGGAGCGATCACGCAGAGGGCGTCGACGCCCTGCGTGACGAGGTGGTCCACCGCCTCCTGCGGGGTGAGCGTGTCGCCTTCGTGGAGCGCGATCGGCGTGACCGAGTAGCCGGCCGCGCGCGACGACATCTCCACCGCGCGCAGGATGCTCGTGGGGCCGTACGCCACCGCGCTCTCGACGATCACGCCGATGCGCTGCGTGCGCTGGGTGGCCAGCGCTCTGGCGACCAGGTTGGGGCGGTAGTCGAGCTCTTCGATCGCCTCGAGCACACGCCGCCGCGTGTCGGGCTTGATGTTCGGGTGGTCGTTCAGCACACGCGAGACGGTCATGTGCGAGACCCCGGCGATCGTCGCGACCTGCCGGATGTTGGGCTTGTCCGAGCCGACGTTCACCATGCGCACCTCCGTCGGCTGCTCCGGTGAATGTTACCGAGAACAACCCAGGGGGTGCAACGACCTCCGCTACAGTCCGAGGCGCTCCAGGTACGGGTTCACCAGGCGGCGCTCCGGGTCGTAGCGGGCGGCGAGCGCGGCGAAGTCGTCCCATCGCGAGTACCGCGAGCGCGTCTCGGCACCGTCGAGCGTGAACACCTTGCCCCAGTGCGGGCGGGCGGTCTCGGGCAGCGCAGCCTCGATCGTCGGGAGCAGCGCACGAACCGCGGCCTCGTCGGGCTTCCAGGTGAAGTGCAGGCCGACGGCATCCGCCCCGTACGACGAGCTGAGCCACAGGTCGTCCGCGCGCACGGTGCGGATCTCGTTCACCAGCAGCAGCGGCGCGATCTGCCCGGCGAGGGTGCGCACGGCCTGGATCGCGGCGACCGCATCCGCGCGGGGCACGAGGTACTCGCTCTGGATCTCGGCGCCGGCCGACGGCGTGAACTCGAGCTTGAAGTGCGCCAGCCGCTCGAACCAGGGACCGGACACCCCGAGCTGCTCGGTGCACGCGACCGGGTCGACGCCGAGGATCGGATGCCGCTTGCTCACCGCCGGCACCGCGCCGAGCTTCTCGAACAGCGACTCCCGCGCGGCCTCGCGCGCCTCGGGCTGCCGCTGCTTGACCCAGATCTGGTCGACGAAGTCGGTGCGCTCCCAGGTCGAGAACAGACTCACGCTGGTGCCGATCGAAGTCACGTCGTCGAAGTCGGCGAGCACGGCATCCCAGTCGGGGCGCTCGAACACGTGCTGGGCGACCTCGTACGTCGGCTCGACGTCGAGCGTCACGTCGAGCACGGCGCCGAGAGCGCCGAGGCTCACGACCGCACCGTCGAAGTCGGCATCCCCGCGCTCGAGCGTGCGCGTCTCGCCCGACGGCGTGAGGATCGTCAGGCCCCGGACCGCACTCGCGAGCGAGCCGATCGCGTCGCCCGAGCCGTGCGTCCCGGTGGCAACCGCCCCGGCGATCGAGATGTGCGGCAGCGAGGCGAGGTTGGCGAGCGCGAGCCCCTCAGTCTCGAGCAGCGGCGCGATGT is a genomic window of Microbacterium maritypicum containing:
- a CDS encoding ABC transporter permease; its protein translation is MTAATGSTIWRDLIHKPFFWGIVAIVALLALNVLKDPTYLAVSINPNNGNLVGNVIDILRQAAPIMMIAIGMSLVIATGGIDLSVGSLMAVAGAVSMEFLSAADPSAGVGGALGAVGLALLITGILGAVNGVLVAYVGLQPFIATLVLMLAGRGIAKVITGGQNTTASNDAFRWISNGFVLGIPVVFILAVLLVLAVGWVVRRSALGLMIEAIGINPRASRMAGIKPKGLLLTTYILSGVLAGVAGIMSVGSVMTVDISRTGYQLELDAILAVVIGGASLAGGKFSLSGAFVGALLIATLDKTVLYLGISSSATPAFKAIVIVALCLLQSERMRSWFRRRRRSAPVEPVAQKEEVAA
- a CDS encoding sugar ABC transporter ATP-binding protein; this encodes MNEELPIVEMRGISIGFPGVKALDGVDFRLFPGEVHALMGENGAGKSTLIKALTGVYRIDSGSIVVTGQERSFTGAGDAQDAGISTVYQEVNLAPNLSIGENVMLGHERRGPFGINWSATHRAATEALSRLGLGHLDTHRPLSTLSIALQQLVAISRAMAIKAKVLILDEPTSSLDAAEVDGLFAVIRSLRDQGVAILFVSHFLDQVYAISDRLTVLRNGRYEGEYLTRDLDRHALISTMIGKDLDALKSLGGNRRRAPRDAEEKPLLSASGITRRGAVEPTDLDIRPGEVIGVAGLLGSGRTELARLLYGADRTDGGTIELHGRRVELKSPAEALALRIAFSTENRRDEGIVGDLTVRENIILAVQAERGWARPMPRKEQDAIVEKYIAQLNVRPADPDRMIKNLSGGNQQKVLLGRWLATRPELLILDEPTRGIDVGAKAEIQEAVAELAEEGVAVVFISSELEEVVRLSERIVVLKDHRKIGEIQNGPDVTAQVVVDVIAAHGVEAAAETLDETDGALPDSIAHTTDKEAAR
- a CDS encoding substrate-binding domain-containing protein, coding for MSAKKRIRIALGLVAAGALTIGLAACSSGGTDGEAGGDGGSDELTTVGFVAVGPEGAWREANEQNIQDTFTEDAGYELKYAPATNLDQKSQIDAFTSFVDEGVDVILLSATEASGWEDSLKRAQEAEIPVILLDRGIEPDDDSLYVTRIAPDNVEVAKEVGTWAAATFPDGGNYVVLEGPAGVGVVNERNEGFDEGLGDAALTKLDAQTANWSAEEGKSVFETMLKSANNDIQLVFAQNDEMGLGAAQAAEEAGLVVGEDVKIATIDGTKNAMQALADGQLSYVHEYNPLFGETAMEVVEKALAGDEVESYIVVPSEAFDSAEAAQAVLADRKY
- a CDS encoding sugar ABC transporter ATP-binding protein; the encoded protein is MSAEPTPEPLVRLQGITVEFPGARALDGVDFRLFPGEVHAVMGENAAGKSTLVSVLTGTRAPDAGVVFVEGEPRRFGGVADSRAAGIATVFQETQLAPNLSVAENVMLGRERRGYFGIDWKRTRADAAGALARLGLDDLDPKTPLSMLTPAQKQLVALARAVVDDPRVLVLDEPTSSLDQEEVATLMRVIRGLRERGVAILFITHFLEQAFAISDRMTVLRGGRRIGEYATRDLERADLISKMLGKDLDGLRALGSERKAHHYASDGEPAMRATDVGRRGEFERTDFEVQRGEIVGLAGLRGSGRSELAALLSGTTRTDSGELWVDGERVELRSPSAALRHRIALSAESRRTQGIIGDLTARENMILSLQALRGWARPLSAAEEAAIVDTYVEALHLSPADLDRPVKLLSGGTQQKVLLARALAVRPHVLILDEPTRGIDIAAKLDVQRRISQLAGDGVAVVFISSELEEVVRLSDRIIVLKDREKIGELSNGPGVTVDTVVEMIAADPGPDAEL
- a CDS encoding LacI family DNA-binding transcriptional regulator, which encodes MVNVGSDKPNIRQVATIAGVSHMTVSRVLNDHPNIKPDTRRRVLEAIEELDYRPNLVARALATQRTQRIGVIVESAVAYGPTSILRAVEMSSRAAGYSVTPIALHEGDTLTPQEAVDHLVTQGVDALCVIAPRSSSVAALRRIAINVPMLVVKADADPTFLTVSIDQHAGTTLVVDHLVALGHRDILHISGPLDWLDARARERAFHSRAKSWGIRERPIVVGDWSADFAYDFARGLQRLPDYTAVFAANDDMAIGLIHGLHDKGFDVPNDISVVGFDDVPLARHFVPPLTTVRQDFGALGIAVVEMLRAAIEGREIPALTRIPTELVPRASSAAPREGR
- a CDS encoding D-arabinono-1,4-lactone oxidase; translation: MTTERNWAGILTYRASTIAQPETVDELGALLGQGGPVRFLGSRHCFNDIADTDGVLIALDRLPTVFEVNTNRTAVKVAGAARYGDIAPLLETEGLALANLASLPHISIAGAVATGTHGSGDAIGSLASAVRGLTILTPSGETRTLERGDADFDGAVVSLGALGAVLDVTLDVEPTYEVAQHVFERPDWDAVLADFDDVTSIGTSVSLFSTWERTDFVDQIWVKQRQPEAREAARESLFEKLGAVPAVSKRHPILGVDPVACTEQLGVSGPWFERLAHFKLEFTPSAGAEIQSEYLVPRADAVAAIQAVRTLAGQIAPLLLVNEIRTVRADDLWLSSSYGADAVGLHFTWKPDEAAVRALLPTIEAALPETARPHWGKVFTLDGAETRSRYSRWDDFAALAARYDPERRLVNPYLERLGL